The Labrus mixtus chromosome 16, fLabMix1.1, whole genome shotgun sequence genome window below encodes:
- the serinc2 gene encoding serine incorporator 2 has product MGACLALGSLASCASCLCGSASCLLSSCCPSTYNSTISRLAFSFMLLLGTMVSVIMILPGMEEHLKKIPGFCVGGAYGIGNKVNCDVIVGYKSVYRMCFAMACFFFLFSVIMIRVRSSKDPRASIQNSFWFFKFLMLVGITVGAFFIPDGIFTTVWYYFGVVGSFIFIIIQLILLVDFAHSWNQAWLEKAEEGNSKCWFGALLTITIINFALAFTAVVLFYVFYTQPDGCTEHKVFISLNLLFGIVVSVVAILPKVQEAQPSSGLLQASVICLYTMYITWSAMSNNPNKQCNPSLLSLVQPNGPTSAPGVPAPTPAPGNVQWWDAQGVVGLIIFLFCTLYASIRSSNNSQVNKLMQTEEGQGLTANIESATGEDGVRRAVDNEEDGVTYSYSFFHFSLLLASLYIMMTLTNWYKPDSDYEVMRSSMPAVWVKICSSWLGLGIYLWTLVAPLVLPDRDFN; this is encoded by the exons ATGGGTGCTTGTTTGGCACTGGGTTCCCTTGCTAGTTGT GCGTCCTGTCTGTGCGGCTCGGCCTCCTGCCTCCTGTCATCATGCTGCCCGTCGACGTACAACTCCACCATAAGCCGGCTGGCCTTCTCCTTCATGCTGCTGCTCGGGACTATGGTTTCTGTCATTATGATTCTGCCTGGCATGGAGGAGCATCTTAAAAAG ATTCCAGGTTTCTGTGTTGGTGGCGCTTATGGCATCGGGAACAAGGTGAACTGTGACGTCATTGTGGGCTACAAATCAGTGTACCGTATGTGCTTCGCCATGgcctgcttcttcttcctcttctccgtCATCATGATCCGTGTTCGCAGCAGCAAGGACCCCAGAGCCTCCATCCAAAATAG tttctgGTTCTTTAAGTTCCTCATGCTGGTTGGCATAACTGTAGGAGCCTTCTTCATTCCAGATGGCATCTTTACTACAG TGTGGTATTACTTTGGCGTTGTGGgctccttcatcttcatcatcatccagCTCATCCTGCTGGTGGACTTCGCCCACTCCTGGAACCAGGCGTGGCTGGAGAAAGCAGAAGAGGGAAACAGCAAGTGCTGGTTTGGAG CTCTCCTGACCATCACCATTATTAACTTCGCCCTGGCTTTCACTGCTGTCGTTCTCTTCTACGTGTTTTACACCCAACCAGACGGCTGCACGGAGCACAAGGTCTTCATCAGCCTCAACTTGCTGTTCGGCATCGTTGTGTCCGTCGTGGCGATTCTGCCCAAAGTTCAG GAGGCTCAGCCCAGCTCAGGTCTTCTTCAGGCCTCCGTCATCTGCCTCTACACCATGTACATCACCTGGTCAGCCATGAGCAACAACCCCA ACAAGCAGTGCAACCCCAGCCTGTTGAGTTTGGTCCAGCCCAACGGTCCTACTTCCGCTCCAGGAGTTCCTGCTCCCACCCCAGCCCCTGGAAACGTCCAGTGGTGGGATGCACAGGGCGTCGTGGGACTGATCATCTTCTTGTTCTGTACTCTTTATGCCAG CATCCGCTCCTCAAACAACTCCCAGGTGAACAAGCTGATGCAGACCGAGGAGGGCCAGGGTCTGACCGCTAATATTGAGTCTGCGACAGGAGAGGACGGGGTCCGGCGAGCCGTCGACAACGAGGAGGACGGAGTCACCTACAGCTACTCCTTCTTCCACTTCAGCCTCCTCCTGGCCTCGCTCTACATCATGATGACTCTCACCAACTGGTACAA GCCTGACAGCGACTACGAGGTGATGCGGAGCAGCATGCCGGCCGTGTGGGTGAAGATCTGCTCCAGCTGGCTCGGCTTGGGCATCTACCTGTGGACCCTGGTGGCCCCGCTGGTGCTCCCTGACAGAGACTTCAACTAG